From the genome of Pelobacter propionicus DSM 2379, one region includes:
- a CDS encoding chemotaxis protein CheW, translated as MSSRSRYLIFALPGGLYALELGQVAEICEPKEFWPVPAAPSCYRGAMSFRGAITAVMDLAAFMGQPDEREAEKLIVLHPEIASLAFLVRRTLRIVTADQVELRQVADEPFIIGLLALPEGEEARLLDAEAITMQATATINASPPHTE; from the coding sequence ATGAGCAGCAGGTCGCGTTACCTGATCTTCGCCCTGCCGGGAGGACTCTACGCCCTGGAGTTGGGCCAGGTGGCGGAGATCTGCGAGCCGAAAGAGTTCTGGCCGGTTCCGGCAGCGCCCTCCTGCTATCGGGGCGCCATGAGCTTCCGCGGCGCCATCACCGCTGTCATGGATCTGGCGGCCTTCATGGGGCAGCCGGATGAGCGGGAAGCGGAGAAGCTAATCGTGCTCCATCCCGAAATAGCCTCCCTGGCGTTTCTGGTGCGGCGAACCCTGCGCATCGTGACGGCGGACCAGGTTGAACTTCGCCAGGTGGCGGACGAACCATTCATCATCGGGCTTCTGGCGCTGCCCGAGGGGGAGGAGGCCAGGCTGCTGGACGCGGAGGCGATCACCATGCAGGCCACGGCTACCATCAACGCATCCCCACCCCATACAGAGTGA
- a CDS encoding methyl-accepting chemotaxis protein: MRIPIGYKFILGFIVVVAAVAFSPQLVGLLGYSPAISSILGYVVALTAGLILGWLFSKRFTANIGRLAQAAESISRGDLTRDVALSPSRIPDETHDLASLINLMLQNLRDLVGHIKTTSRQLTDSAREINSTAMEINASTEEVARTIEQISHGAETQAEMVERSSQTIREMAISIELVAARARETSAAARETSQTARHGGTQATDSLERMKVFFDRQEAIGRQFDTFNARLQKVSKVAIFIGEVARQTNLLALNASIEAARAGEYGKGFAVVAEEVRKLADGSATSASEIGEMIEGLREESHRLHDSILESSRTINEGKKSIDVAAGAFQEIIKTVLETERRATSIADLSHMQLEGSGNMVKAVDEIARVADGNAAATEQVSAATEEQLAAMQDMALATRDLADLAEKLLTVVERFQVTPGEQERS, encoded by the coding sequence ATGCGTATCCCCATAGGCTATAAATTCATTCTCGGATTCATCGTGGTCGTGGCCGCGGTAGCATTCAGCCCCCAATTGGTGGGGTTGCTGGGCTATTCGCCGGCAATCAGCAGCATCCTGGGGTATGTCGTGGCGCTGACAGCCGGCCTGATCCTGGGTTGGCTCTTCTCCAAACGCTTCACCGCCAACATCGGCAGGCTCGCGCAGGCGGCCGAATCCATCAGCCGGGGCGACCTGACCCGTGACGTTGCCTTATCCCCCTCGCGCATCCCGGACGAGACCCACGACCTGGCCAGCCTGATCAACCTGATGCTCCAGAACCTGCGCGACCTGGTGGGGCACATCAAGACCACGTCGCGCCAGCTGACCGATTCGGCCCGCGAGATCAACTCCACCGCCATGGAGATCAACGCGTCCACCGAAGAGGTGGCCCGCACCATCGAGCAGATCTCCCACGGGGCTGAAACCCAGGCCGAGATGGTGGAGCGGAGTTCCCAAACCATCCGCGAGATGGCCATCTCCATCGAACTGGTGGCTGCCCGAGCCAGGGAGACCTCCGCCGCGGCACGGGAAACCAGCCAGACCGCCCGGCACGGCGGCACCCAGGCCACCGACTCCCTGGAGCGGATGAAGGTCTTCTTCGACCGCCAGGAAGCCATCGGCCGGCAGTTCGACACCTTCAACGCCAGGCTGCAGAAAGTCAGCAAGGTGGCCATCTTCATCGGCGAGGTTGCCCGCCAGACCAACCTGCTGGCGCTGAACGCCTCCATCGAGGCGGCCCGGGCCGGCGAGTACGGCAAGGGATTCGCGGTGGTGGCCGAAGAGGTGCGCAAACTGGCGGACGGCTCAGCAACTTCAGCCTCGGAGATCGGCGAGATGATCGAGGGCCTGCGCGAGGAGAGCCACCGGCTTCACGACAGCATCCTGGAGAGCTCTCGCACCATCAACGAGGGGAAGAAGAGCATCGACGTCGCCGCCGGCGCCTTCCAGGAGATCATCAAGACGGTTCTTGAAACGGAGCGCAGGGCCACCAGCATCGCCGACCTCTCCCATATGCAGCTGGAGGGGTCGGGGAACATGGTCAAGGCGGTGGACGAGATCGCCAGGGTGGCCGACGGCAACGCAGCCGCGACGGAACAGGTTTCAGCGGCAACGGAAGAGCAGCTGGCAGCCATGCAGGATATGGCCCTTGCGACAAGGGATCTGGCCGACCTGGCGGAAAAGCTCTTGACCGTGGTGGAGCGTTTTCAGGTCACGCCTGGGGAGCAGGAACGGTCATGA
- a CDS encoding CheR family methyltransferase: protein MATVFSDSPLPTASRIADDDLAEIGVILATRRNFGIADYKANCMKRRVAIRMRASRCHTSAEYCCLLRHSEQELDLLQKTLTIHISQFFRNPSLFDTLRQRVLPDLFAVALTRPDKSLSIRCLGCAGGEEPYSLAILLREHFPRELARTTTLIAGIDIDTKTLETARLGEYDGDRLAAIPAELLNRYFRKQGECFRLNDEIREMVTFSRENIVDKGSHPACDMVLCRNTLIYFSRPEQERILEGIADMLPLGGILVLGKSETLLGATRRRFTPICPVERIYRRIG from the coding sequence ATGGCCACCGTTTTCAGCGACAGCCCGCTCCCCACGGCAAGCCGGATCGCTGACGACGATCTGGCTGAAATCGGCGTTATCCTCGCAACGAGGCGCAACTTCGGCATAGCCGACTACAAGGCGAACTGCATGAAGCGCCGCGTGGCCATCAGGATGCGCGCCAGCCGTTGCCACACTTCGGCCGAATACTGCTGCCTGCTGCGCCACAGCGAACAGGAGCTGGACCTGCTCCAGAAGACGCTCACCATCCATATCAGCCAGTTCTTTCGCAACCCCTCCCTGTTCGACACCCTGCGCCAGCGGGTGCTGCCAGACCTCTTTGCCGTCGCCCTGACACGGCCGGACAAAAGCCTGTCCATCCGCTGCCTGGGGTGCGCCGGCGGCGAGGAGCCCTACAGCCTGGCGATCCTGCTCAGGGAGCATTTCCCCCGGGAGCTGGCACGGACAACGACCCTGATCGCGGGAATCGATATCGACACCAAAACGCTGGAAACGGCGCGATTGGGGGAGTATGACGGCGACCGCTTGGCTGCGATACCGGCGGAACTCCTCAACCGCTACTTCCGGAAGCAGGGGGAGTGCTTCCGGCTCAACGACGAGATCCGGGAGATGGTAACCTTTTCGCGGGAGAATATTGTCGACAAGGGGAGCCACCCTGCCTGCGACATGGTGCTCTGCCGCAACACCCTGATCTACTTCTCCCGGCCCGAGCAGGAGCGGATCCTGGAGGGCATCGCCGACATGCTCCCCCTGGGAGGCATACTGGTGCTGGGCAAGTCGGAAACCCTGCTCGGAGCGACACGCCGCCGCTTCACCCCCATCTGCCCGGTGGAACGGATCTATCGCAGGATCGGGTAA
- a CDS encoding NlpC/P60 family protein, with the protein MASLFSSLLVALLLCLVSAYAQAGQYAVARLATPVLNSPAIADLFGGHDGMSLKSDSCGQVRELEFIALAGTVFRLLAEVRQDETTVYRVETDDYPVPPGGSLYLDSRFVELHDELPPSPVRPLPGREAILAAMRSSVGSPYVWGGNVHQGVPELLRLYYRGSFSPAEERRLTLAGLDCSGLLYAATHGRTPRNTSSLVNFGEGLAVAGRGERELAQLLEPLDLIVWSGHVIIVLDRETVIESRLECGRPGQGGVVVTPLLRRLGEIMASRRPLDAWPVGIRQQDGFVVRRWYGTEQ; encoded by the coding sequence ATGGCTAGCCTCTTCTCCTCGCTCCTGGTAGCACTCCTGCTCTGCCTGGTGTCGGCGTACGCCCAGGCCGGCCAGTATGCCGTTGCCCGCCTGGCCACGCCGGTCCTGAACAGCCCGGCAATTGCCGACCTGTTCGGCGGCCATGATGGCATGAGCCTGAAGAGCGACAGCTGCGGCCAGGTGCGGGAGCTGGAGTTCATCGCCCTAGCGGGAACGGTATTCAGGCTGCTGGCCGAGGTTCGCCAGGATGAGACAACCGTCTACCGGGTGGAGACGGACGACTATCCCGTGCCGCCAGGCGGTTCGCTCTACCTGGACAGCCGCTTCGTGGAGTTGCATGACGAGCTCCCCCCATCCCCTGTCCGGCCGCTGCCGGGGCGCGAGGCCATTCTGGCCGCCATGAGGAGTTCCGTGGGCAGCCCCTATGTGTGGGGGGGCAACGTACACCAGGGGGTGCCCGAACTGCTGCGGCTGTACTACCGGGGATCCTTTTCGCCCGCCGAGGAGCGGCGGCTGACTCTGGCGGGACTGGACTGCTCCGGTCTGCTCTATGCAGCCACACATGGCCGGACGCCGCGCAACACCTCCAGCCTGGTGAACTTCGGCGAAGGCCTTGCCGTGGCGGGCAGGGGAGAGCGGGAGCTGGCTCAACTTCTGGAGCCGCTGGACCTGATCGTCTGGAGCGGTCATGTGATCATCGTCCTGGACCGGGAAACGGTCATCGAGAGCCGCCTGGAGTGCGGCAGGCCGGGGCAGGGTGGCGTGGTGGTCACGCCGCTGCTTCGGCGCCTGGGGGAGATCATGGCCAGCAGGCGGCCGCTGGATGCCTGGCCCGTGGGGATCAGGCAGCAGGACGGCTTCGTGGTCAGGCGCTGGTACGGTACGGAGCAATGA
- a CDS encoding penicillin-binding protein 1A, translated as MYPGNGIGELPRVRADGLSPAAPTCQCTFITHKEYTITVIFTPSLSARKWICFILLCSFLLIPAAPLLARESFASHPTLPRGYSSIRIFDNQGRFVGRILPERRYWVSIDRIPSFLQKAVIAVEDARFYEHSGIDVRGIARALVKDVVKGRMAEGGSTITQQLIKNRYLSGEKTIDRKLKEGRMALEFEQKYTKKQILEMYFNEIYYGNGAWGIAQAARLYFDKNPEQLSEAECSLLAGVPKAPGVYNPRGKASNVMARRDVVLKRMVELGMISRGKQQSLRVHPPSVIPPGPAPSYVAHIRSRLIEQYGAGIVEQGGLEVTTAMDLKLQKLAEKTLGEGVRRVSPQLQGALVCLDPANGDLLAMVGGTGSDGNGYNRALSARRQPGSAIKPLIFAAAVENGYTAASIWNDRPESYSSGSAGTWKPRNYGGERFGDLSLRQALAYSNNVITVKLLDAVGVPAFTDFAARLGLPLRARHDLTLALGTEEVTLHDLVLAYAPLANGGSRPKSRSIIRIYDRRHESWTNNPPALTPVLSPASAYVTTQMMRDVMVYGTAKSLKKFSLKRPSAGKTGTTDDYRDAWFVGYTPQIITGIWVGHDKPRPGGKGFTGGAVPAPIWGRFMDQALASRPAVDFTRPDTVVSVTIDPATGFLATPDCPRKRVEFFVQGTEPMESCPEHGGSVAAPASVPPVAPASDGQQPVQQP; from the coding sequence ATGTATCCTGGAAACGGCATTGGGGAGCTGCCGCGCGTTCGCGCGGACGGGCTCTCTCCGGCAGCTCCCACATGCCAATGTACGTTTATCACCCACAAGGAGTACACGATCACCGTGATTTTCACCCCATCCCTCTCTGCAAGAAAATGGATCTGCTTCATCCTGCTGTGCAGTTTCCTCCTCATTCCCGCCGCCCCGCTCCTGGCCCGGGAGAGCTTCGCCAGCCACCCCACGTTGCCGCGGGGCTACAGCTCCATCAGGATCTTCGACAACCAGGGGCGCTTCGTTGGCCGTATCCTCCCGGAGCGGAGGTACTGGGTCTCCATCGACCGCATCCCCAGCTTCCTGCAGAAGGCGGTCATCGCCGTGGAGGACGCCCGCTTCTACGAGCATAGCGGCATCGATGTGCGCGGTATCGCCCGGGCCCTGGTGAAGGATGTGGTCAAGGGAAGAATGGCCGAGGGGGGCTCCACCATCACCCAGCAGCTGATCAAGAATCGGTACCTGTCCGGGGAGAAGACCATCGACAGGAAACTGAAGGAAGGGCGCATGGCCCTGGAGTTCGAGCAGAAGTACACGAAGAAGCAGATCCTGGAGATGTACTTCAACGAGATCTACTACGGGAATGGGGCCTGGGGAATCGCCCAGGCCGCCCGCCTCTACTTCGACAAGAACCCCGAGCAGCTGAGCGAGGCCGAATGCTCGCTTTTGGCCGGGGTGCCCAAGGCGCCGGGCGTCTACAATCCGCGGGGAAAGGCGTCCAATGTCATGGCGCGCAGGGATGTCGTTCTCAAGCGCATGGTGGAGCTGGGTATGATCTCCCGCGGCAAACAGCAGAGCCTGCGGGTCCATCCCCCCTCGGTCATTCCTCCCGGCCCGGCTCCCTCCTATGTGGCCCATATCCGGAGCAGGCTGATTGAGCAGTACGGTGCGGGGATCGTCGAGCAGGGGGGGCTGGAGGTGACCACGGCCATGGACCTGAAACTCCAGAAGCTGGCGGAGAAGACTCTTGGCGAGGGGGTCAGGCGCGTATCGCCACAACTCCAGGGCGCGCTGGTCTGCCTGGACCCGGCCAACGGCGACCTGCTGGCCATGGTGGGGGGCACAGGCTCCGACGGGAACGGCTACAACCGCGCCTTGTCGGCCAGGCGTCAGCCCGGGTCGGCCATCAAGCCGCTGATCTTTGCCGCGGCGGTGGAAAATGGCTATACGGCCGCCAGCATCTGGAACGACCGGCCGGAGAGCTACAGCAGCGGCAGTGCCGGAACCTGGAAACCGCGCAACTACGGCGGAGAGCGCTTCGGAGACCTGTCGCTCAGGCAGGCCCTGGCCTACTCCAACAACGTCATCACGGTGAAGCTGCTGGATGCGGTGGGCGTCCCCGCTTTTACCGATTTCGCTGCCCGCCTGGGGCTTCCCCTGCGGGCGCGACACGATCTGACCCTGGCCCTGGGAACCGAAGAGGTCACCCTGCACGATCTGGTGCTTGCCTACGCCCCCCTGGCAAATGGTGGCTCGCGGCCCAAGTCGCGCAGCATCATCCGCATCTACGACCGCAGGCACGAGAGCTGGACGAACAATCCCCCGGCACTGACGCCGGTCCTCTCCCCGGCAAGCGCCTATGTCACCACCCAGATGATGAGGGATGTCATGGTCTACGGCACCGCCAAGAGCCTGAAGAAGTTCAGCTTGAAACGTCCCTCGGCCGGGAAGACCGGCACCACCGACGACTACCGGGATGCCTGGTTCGTGGGCTATACCCCACAGATCATAACCGGCATCTGGGTGGGGCATGACAAGCCGCGGCCCGGCGGGAAGGGCTTTACCGGCGGTGCGGTCCCCGCGCCCATCTGGGGGCGATTCATGGATCAGGCGCTGGCCTCCCGGCCGGCGGTCGACTTCACCCGGCCGGATACGGTGGTTTCCGTAACCATCGATCCCGCCACCGGCTTTCTGGCGACGCCGGACTGCCCGCGGAAACGGGTCGAGTTCTTTGTCCAGGGGACCGAGCCGATGGAGAGCTGTCCCGAGCATGGCGGAAGCGTTGCTGCGCCAGCGTCCGTACCCCCCGTGGCTCCGGCGAGCGACGGCCAGCAGCCGGTCCAGCAGCCCTGA
- a CDS encoding PaaI family thioesterase, producing MSFTVRNPEYEARIRERFATTGTMETLAARLMRLAPGEADLELPFRHGLSQTNGFFHGGIIGTMLDTVCGYASLTLMRAEDEVLTVEYKTNFLAPAAGELLLARGRVMRNGRRIIVCEADGVMKGEGGGEKLVARMTATMMAVQLRPQGI from the coding sequence TTGAGCTTCACTGTACGTAATCCTGAGTATGAGGCGCGCATACGGGAGAGGTTTGCCACCACCGGAACCATGGAGACGCTGGCTGCCAGGCTGATGCGTCTCGCTCCCGGGGAGGCCGACCTGGAACTCCCCTTCAGGCACGGCCTGAGCCAGACCAACGGCTTTTTCCACGGCGGCATCATCGGCACCATGCTGGACACCGTCTGCGGCTATGCGTCGCTGACCCTGATGCGGGCCGAGGACGAGGTGCTCACCGTGGAGTACAAGACCAACTTCCTTGCCCCGGCGGCGGGCGAACTGCTCCTGGCGCGGGGCCGGGTGATGCGCAACGGCCGCAGGATCATCGTCTGCGAGGCCGATGGCGTCATGAAAGGCGAGGGGGGAGGGGAAAAGCTGGTGGCCAGGATGACGGCCACCATGATGGCGGTGCAGCTGCGACCGCAGGGTATCTGA
- a CDS encoding uracil-DNA glycosylase, protein MTHNLNQALVTASLRAYLQGLQESGVDGIPASLAGISPATAVEIPPDTPPEPDSPAATQAPQAVAPPVVERESLEIIRSDLGECQRCKLGATRTHLVFGTGNPRARLVFAGEGPGRDEDLQGEPFVGEAGQVLNRIITAMGLKREDVYICNLVKCRPPGNRDPEADEIAACSTFLLRQLRSINPEVIVALGKFAAQTLLATKEPISRLRGTFGEFHGIPLMPTFHPSYLLRNRGNSAPFWEVWDDMTKVLLLLKLPVPEKSRKR, encoded by the coding sequence GTGACCCACAACCTGAATCAAGCGCTCGTGACCGCATCCCTCAGGGCATACCTGCAAGGGCTCCAGGAGAGCGGTGTGGACGGCATACCCGCCTCACTGGCCGGTATCTCCCCCGCCACGGCGGTGGAGATACCGCCTGATACGCCGCCTGAACCTGATTCACCGGCAGCAACGCAAGCTCCCCAGGCGGTCGCCCCCCCCGTGGTGGAGCGGGAGTCCCTGGAAATCATCAGAAGCGATCTGGGAGAATGCCAGCGCTGCAAGCTGGGAGCCACCCGAACCCACCTGGTATTCGGCACAGGCAATCCGCGGGCCAGGCTGGTCTTCGCGGGGGAGGGGCCCGGCAGGGACGAGGATCTGCAGGGAGAGCCGTTCGTGGGCGAGGCAGGCCAGGTGCTCAACCGCATCATCACGGCCATGGGGCTGAAACGGGAGGATGTGTACATCTGCAACCTGGTCAAGTGCCGCCCGCCCGGGAACCGCGACCCGGAGGCGGATGAAATCGCCGCCTGTTCGACGTTTCTGCTGCGCCAGCTGCGCTCCATCAACCCGGAGGTCATCGTGGCCCTGGGCAAGTTCGCCGCCCAGACCCTGCTGGCCACCAAAGAGCCGATCTCACGGCTACGCGGCACCTTCGGCGAATTCCACGGCATCCCGCTCATGCCGACGTTCCACCCCTCCTACCTGCTGCGCAACCGGGGCAACTCGGCCCCCTTCTGGGAGGTGTGGGACGACATGACCAAGGTGTTGCTCCTGCTGAAGCTGCCGGTGCCGGAGAAGAGCAGGAAGCGCTAG
- a CDS encoding zinc dependent phospholipase C family protein has product MIIACALLCLLCLPQSADAWGGGIHLQVGLHILSHPELLPAGLAALLAAHPLDYLYGSIAADITLGKKYTHYLLNCHRWSVGNKVLLVAGNDDQQACAYGYLSHLAADVIAHNYYVPYKIMRSFPAATMKHTYWEMRFETFVEQQTWERAKQVCRYDQSANDALLRSVVAPTLFSFGTNKRIFNSIMLLSRLEKWQQVMRRLSAASRYVLAEDDRDEYMTLVQEGVLDFLQHPCESMLLRADPTGERALAMAEAFRGNLRLLYKGGKMTRAEGMEQVESLKQSLRQALEQPELLGELHSG; this is encoded by the coding sequence ATGATCATTGCCTGCGCGCTGCTCTGCCTGCTCTGCCTCCCCCAGTCGGCCGATGCCTGGGGAGGGGGGATACACCTGCAGGTGGGGCTGCATATCCTCTCCCACCCGGAACTGCTGCCGGCCGGACTGGCCGCCCTGCTGGCTGCCCATCCCCTGGACTACCTGTACGGCAGCATCGCCGCCGACATCACCCTGGGAAAGAAGTACACCCACTACCTGCTCAACTGCCACCGTTGGAGCGTGGGCAACAAGGTGCTGCTGGTGGCCGGAAACGACGACCAGCAGGCCTGCGCCTACGGCTATCTCAGCCATCTGGCGGCGGATGTCATCGCCCACAACTACTACGTTCCCTACAAGATCATGCGCTCCTTTCCCGCGGCAACCATGAAGCACACCTACTGGGAGATGCGCTTCGAGACCTTCGTGGAGCAGCAGACCTGGGAACGGGCCAAGCAGGTCTGCAGGTACGACCAGAGCGCCAACGACGCCCTGCTGCGCAGCGTGGTCGCCCCGACCCTGTTCTCCTTCGGCACCAACAAGCGCATCTTCAACTCCATCATGCTCCTGTCCCGGCTGGAGAAGTGGCAGCAGGTCATGCGCCGCCTCTCGGCCGCTTCACGCTATGTGCTGGCGGAGGATGATCGGGACGAGTACATGACACTGGTTCAGGAGGGGGTGCTGGATTTTCTGCAACACCCCTGCGAGTCGATGCTCCTGCGGGCCGATCCCACCGGCGAGCGCGCCCTGGCCATGGCCGAGGCGTTCCGCGGGAATCTGCGCCTGCTCTATAAGGGGGGCAAGATGACACGGGCCGAGGGGATGGAGCAGGTGGAGTCACTGAAGCAGAGCCTGCGTCAGGCCCTGGAGCAACCGGAGCTGTTGGGAGAACTGCACAGCGGGTGA